The Pyxicephalus adspersus chromosome 1, UCB_Pads_2.0, whole genome shotgun sequence sequence AGCAGCATGAATGTAATTAACTCATCATTCTCCTTTCACTCTCCCGTCATAGTCTGGAGGAGAAGTAAGACCTATAAGTGTTCCTAGGCTTCAATCAGTCTCCTGTTTTGTTAGACAGGGCTGTGCAGTGTAATCCTCTGGACTAGATACGCATAAATACAAAACCTAACACAGGTAAAATGGTTCatgtgtattaaatatttgtatttagccaTCTGCCTGGGTTTCAGTTTTAATTTCGGAATCTAGGGTACTTCATATAATGTAGCATGTCAATTCAACCAATTCAGTAGTAGTGAAGTCACTTGCCAACATTTATATTTGCAAACAATATTCACTAAAACATCTGACAATAAAGTTTATCATATGACAGTACATACCGCTTCACAGAAAGCATATTCATTTTTGAATTCTTGTCTGGTATCTGTGGTGTTTAACAGACCACAGCaattcaagtttttttccatctctCTCCGGGTGACATTACCAAGGTGGGTCCATGTGTTGTTCAGGAAATGTCCCTGCAATAATCAGAATGTTGTGCTAAACATTCAAACAATGCAACCCAAAATACATCATACACAGTCACCGGCTGTAATTTCTGGTGCCCCTTTTACTGACTTTCTGAACCTTTTCATTCACGGTTGTAAGAGGAAACATAAGTAACCTGGCCTCCCAAAAAGATCTCCATGACCATACtgacttatttttaaatattatttgtgcattaaaaataaacactgttaGCACATATTGCTACAGCAGGAACAACAAGCAAGAACaacaagcaatttaaaaaaaagctggtgtAAGGAGTTTTCTATTGTGTCCATAGCAGCCAGGGGCTTAACCACATTGTACACAGAGCCAAGAACCCATACTTTATGTATAGAGAAGAGTGAAGTCACCGACTGATGATTGCAAACTGGCAAATTCCCAGCACTCCTTGTAGTTATCGGTCTGTTTGTGGTGGAGGGAGAGGAGGACAAATGCCTCAGGTGGTGTTACAGTCAGAATGTTTAGGGACACAGGAAGATTCTCTTAGTGATCCTTGGCCAGCCTCAAGTAGATTCATCCATCATGTTTTGTCCATTCAGATATATGTTCCATTGTGGATGAACACATTGATAGCGAAGGATGCACTTAGCTTCCACCATTATAGTGGTGACCCCAGAAGGAGATTGGCATTAATGTTGGCTCCGGCTCACCCCCACATCGCTAGATATGTGGAACTAAATCTCaggtttaataaatgtgttatggTTATCAGATTATTAATGCAAGTTTTCAGCTTAGgtttcttttatcttttaatgtgtataaatattttgtttattttcactgTGAGCAAATATTGATTTGTTTAGAAGAATAAATCACCAGAAGGACCAGCATTTACCAGGGCATGGTCACACTTCTACAAGAATAAATGGCAGAGAGATGAATACCGGAAGcgcttctgggcagggtcttctcctcctgtgtcactgtttctgtctgtcatttgcaacccatttgatgtacagcactgcataatgtgttggcactatacaaatccggtttattattaataaaacaagaatgCCTAATGTCCCAGTACCTGCCATGTAACCTATTCTGGGGGGGTTATCAGGGTTATCCGCACCAACACACAAAGCTGCCTAATATCCCCATAAGGATATACTAGACTTGGTGGCCTTACAGAAGATGCTTTTGATAGGTAAAGTCCACAGcgtactggggaaaaaaaaaatatatatcctaagCTTAGGAAGAGGTCATCTGACCGGATCACTCAGTACAGTTCTGCAGCAAGCCATAAATCCTGTGTAAGTGACTTGAAACACATTTATACAACACACAGCTGAATGAATTTGGGTCCCCTCTGACAGAAATCTAACTTTGTTCTAATTAAACTGCCAAGACTTTTTCAAGCACGGTTAAACCAAATTGTTACCAACTTCTAACtcgggtaggcaaactctggcctttaggccagatacagcctagccaatAGTCCGTTACAGCCTAATGctcccctggctgatccggcctaatcccggctggctgGGGTCGGCAACCCTCTGCTCTTgggcctccttgttatgcctctcttccctatttaccgcggacGGCGTTAACACCTCCgctgccggggtaaggggacattccgtCCCCtgcgtatgcattgcagaggagagggattaccTTTCTGAAGCGTTCCCTCTCCtcggtatgcattgcggaggagaggaatttcccttcgggggcattcctggtggagggcggagccatcagcgcaggatttgagagagagtccggcctagtgttacttcttgacctcctaaaatggcctagtagccaaaaaagtttgctgacccctgttctaactccttaaatgcaaaatgaaattgTGTGCAGGAAGAATGACTGTTACATTTTTATCGAAGATCTACCTATTCTTGTTACAAAAAATACCAACATATGACATAATGTAACCAAGATTTTACCTGTTGCGTTCTGTTCATAGCCAAACAGGAACAAGAGACCACCAGTTGGAAAATAAAGATGAGGATCAACACCACCATGTACTGGATTCAAGTTAAAGATACACAATGTTTTACAATTAATAACCTGTAGTATACAGTAATTATATGCACAACAGGCCTATCAATGAAAATGTGTGTACTGGTTATTGAACAAAGTAAACACAATAGGGTTTGCCCTCAGCAGTAAACACAAGGGGGTAACAGAATTTCTTATTTCTGGCAAAAACAAACCTTCCCCAAAtaagcttcagaaaaaaaaaaaaaaaaagtgaaccatGCTTGGTGTGTACCAAAAGTTTACTTACATCCCAATTCCTTCAACCTAAACTTCATTACGTCCctctttgtttaataaaacagcttCCAATGTTATGTGCCCACTCACTGGACATTTGTCTAGCATTGTAATGGAACTCATTACTGTCCAACAAGTAGGCAGGTGATGCAGAAAAGTCAGCTACACAAAACCCATTTAGAATCCCAGGCCTGCTGATCATAATTACAAGTCATTAAGATTAAATGCAATGAATCATTTTATGTATGATTTTTATCAAAATATGACTAGATACCTAAAAACCCTGGGGGCCACTATCTTAAAGGTAAAAGCACCAGAAAAACCCAAAGCTGTTACTCAAAAGCAGCCTTTCTGAACCagtgttccatggaactctgAGGTTTCTCCAGAGGTACCCAGGGGTTGTAGGGGGAAAGAGTATTATTAGGGAATAGATTCCCTGCCAACAGTGAGTACCCAATGGGGAGACAGTTCCATGCTGAGCACTTTCACACTGACCACCCAATGTGAGCCGGTCACTTCCAccctggccaccaatgtaaagtgttctttttatattgaaaacaaaCGTAAGGATCACTGCTGCACTGCACTGACCACAATGTTCACCAACTAAGCTTATTTTTAGACCATTACtataattttattactgaagattgttttgtaatttgtcaATGTACCATGGGCTGTAGGTATGAAATATTTGGTGGAggtttcctaaaatattaaaaagttccTCTAgtgtaaaaattttaaagaaaagccATTTTATTCCACTTCACTCCTTTCCCAGCAACTACAGAAAGGGCTGGAAGAAAAGGCAAGCACAGACAGTAATTTTACACCCCTAGAACAGGAGAGAGGCTATGCCAGGAAACTGACTTTTCCAAAGTGGTCAAAACCTCTAGTAAATtcataatgaaacaaaaaaaaaacaaacaaaaaaaaacaaaaacaaacatatggaCCGCTTACATTTGCACCCTAGAACAAACACCCTGTAGAACACCGAAGGATACAATGAAAAGCATCACTTGATGGTGACTAACTGCTCCAATTAAGCCAACAATGGCAATAAGGAGCAGAAAAACTCCAACTGCGATGACTCCCCCAATGATCTCGATGCTGGAGACGATTCCAAAACCTTTTCCCCATGCCGCGACACCAATCAGCAGCAGGCCAACCAGCTGAAATAAgaacaaagaaacattaaaacaatgttcCAGAAAAGGAACAtcagggtgtgtgtgtgtatatatatatatatatatatatatatatatatatatatataaatcttagaGCAAtgtcaaaacatacataaacagaaaatttattttaattattatacccTTTGCActactttattattgaaaataaGCTTTAAGATTCTTGCTTAGTGTTCCATTTGACATATTAGGAGCTAAACTCTCCCTGTCTATTTGTTGAATGTAAACATCCTGTTGTATAGGGTAGCATTGCTGTAAAATACAGAAGAGTTTCACTTAAGAGTTCACGTAAGAGTTTCACTTGGCCCTCCTCGTATGTCTGCAGTGCATGTGTCACCAAAGGAACAGCCCCTCACAATCCTCAGCTAATGGCAACCAACTTGCAGAGTGCAAAGGATTTCCTTAATACCCAAGTGTTGCCCTAATATAAGAAATGTGTACCTAGAGGAAAATATATGCAGCATAACTTAGTTCTAGATAATTAAaaccacaaaatgaaaaaaaaaaaaaaaaatcctgcttctGGACTATTTACTGTATGGAATATTACGAATAAACCATAAAGCCACCCTCTACCTCCGTAGCAATAGGTATTGTGGAAAAACATGTCTGAAAAATTCACAAACTTTTCTTCTTTCTAGCGCTCTTAGAGTCTTCATTGTTATCTTAAAGAAAGAATAATTTTACAGTATGAGCAGCTAGAGAAATCAagaacagctgttttttttttttttacataagctaAGCACAGGGACCTTTACATATGTTGTGAAACAACAAAACAGGATGGATCAAGCAACTCAAAACAAGCTTTATATAGTTCATCAAAATTTCACTTCTTCAAAGTGGCAACAAAGTAATCTTCAGCTATGACACATGGACATGTGCTATACCGGCACGCCTATTTCTCCTTTGTcactaaattacaaaatgttgctTAATATTCTGGTAGAATTTAGGAGCCACCATTGCAAAAACAAGTTTATATGAAAAATGAACCCCCCCCAGCAGTTGGCATAATGACTAAGATAATGAAGATAATCCTCCTGACATGCTGGTTCCATGCTCATCCTCACAGGGCACCTATTACATGGGGATAGACAGGGATGGCAGGAAGCACAGCTCTGGTATCTGAAGATGGTTGTAGATGATTATACAGCCAGGCATATAGGCCAGTATGATGATAAAGGACCCCatttcatagaagaaaaaaaaagtgcagaaggagcagccagtgACGTGGGTAATCCAGGAggatctgcgctcccattctgcctTTATCACAGAGGAAAGAGgcttccctgttttttttttttttttttttttttaacttgtgttaAAATCCTGGCAGGTCCGCTTTAAGCTTCAATCTGTACTGTATTGGTAAAACTCAAGACTACCTGTAAGCAGCTCTGGTCAAAACAGAGGCCACTACGTATAAACAGAGCAAAAACGGAATGGTGGCCTTCGGGATCAGTCTATCTTTCAGATTTTATACATCAGTCATCAGTTGTGGATGAGTTACAGTCTCTCCCACAAGATTTAAAGCAGATGTTTTTCTTCTTGTAACATGACAAAGGAAAAGCTGGAATTGTCCCATCAGCCAACAGTAAATGTAATGAGGAGGCcgggcccattcacacctgtaCAATTTCCAGTACAGTGACGCATCTCTATACCATATGGAAACAAAGCACAACCATTCTTTCCAATAGTCCACATCACTCTACACTACAAGAGCTTGGTTTAAACACAAGCCAACATTTCCAGCTATAAAGCCGAATGCTAGGcctatacaaaatacataaatgatggCAGTTCTTTATTATATCCTGtacactattattaatattgtggACATGGAATCGACATGGAAAGCCCACCTTCAATGATTGTTTAGTGTACAGTTTTAGAATACAGGTATACTTCCATTATGCCTCGTTACCCTGACAGCAAGCACTCTGCTCCGCTCctggaaagc is a genomic window containing:
- the TSPAN31 gene encoding tetraspanin-31 (The sequence of the model RefSeq protein was modified relative to this genomic sequence to represent the inferred CDS: added 63 bases not found in genome assembly), whose amino-acid sequence is MVCGGFTCSKNALCALNVVYMLVGLLLIGVAAWGKGFGIVSSIEIIGGVIAVGVFLLLIAIVGLIGAVSHHQVMLFIYMVVLILIFIFQLVVSCSCLAMNRTQQGHFLNNTWTHLGNVTRREMEKNLNCCGLLNTTDTRQEFKNEYAFCEADCKNGPMCETCGEKMLNHSGEALKILGGVGLFFSFTEILGVWLAFRYRNQKDPRANPSAFL